Proteins found in one Cheilinus undulatus linkage group 9, ASM1832078v1, whole genome shotgun sequence genomic segment:
- the LOC121514965 gene encoding ADP-ribosylation factor 4-like — MGLTISNVFNRLFGKKQMRILMVGLDAAGKTTILYKLKLGEIVTTIPTIGFNVETVEYKNISFTVWDVGGQDKIRPLWRHYFQNTQGLIFVVDSNDRERVREAAEELSKMLSEDELRDAVLLVFANKQDLPNAQSVSEVTEKLALNNLRNRTWYVQATCATAGNGLYEGLDWLSNELSKN; from the exons ATGGGGCTTACTATCTCGAATGTATTTAACCGTCTTTTTGGCAAAAAACAGATGAGGATTTTGATGG TTGGGCTGGATGCTGCAGGAAAAACGACTATCTTGTACAAACTGAAGCTTGGTGAAATTGTGACCACCATCCCAACCATTG GTTTCAACGTGGAGACAGTAGAGTATAAAAATATCAGTTTCACCGTGTGGGATGTGGGTGGCCAGGACAAGATCAGGCCCCTCTGGAGACATTACTTTCAGAATACACAG GGCCTCATCTTTGTAGTAGACAGTAacgacagagagagagtgagagaggctGCCGAGGAGCTTTCAAAGATG CTGAGTGAGGATGAGTTGAGAGATGCCGTTCTTCTGGTGTTTGCAAACAAGCAAGACCTTCCCAATGCCCAGAGTGTATCTGAAGTCACAGAGAAACTTGCTCTTAACAACCTTCGCAACAGGACT TGGTATGTTCAGGCAACCTGCGCCACCGCGGGAAACGGACTGTATGAAGGACTGGACTGGCTTTCTAATGAATTATCGAAAAACTGA